The Thermus brockianus genome window below encodes:
- a CDS encoding MFS transporter — protein sequence MKVLRHKAFARLILAYLVSQAGSKIHRVALLVLIYLLTENALWVSLTLGVQLLGTVVFSPLLSAWADTQDRKRLLVGSDLLRAPLVALIPLLGAKSLPFLLLLVFLIELLRDLHDPIQNAVVPDLVPQEEVDEANSLILLADRLSEVLFVGAAGVLVAAVGPAYAFYLDAATYLASGFLLLGLPPLRPERVSKAGFFARVKEGLGHLWQTPPIRRAVGTLFAAAAFGSVETALGVVLALKWLKVGSAGFGFMEAAMALGAILGGLALPRLLHRVPRERLFLLALLLFGLFEASVGLFPVFAWVLVAFFVGGFLNMAFIVPARSILQLNTPQEMRGRIFAAFGAVMNAAVLLGTMLGGALEGPIGAPTVFLLAGLGVSLAAAYTLLTGGIPAPQDTRKTLEA from the coding sequence ATGAAAGTCCTCCGGCACAAAGCCTTTGCCCGGCTCATCCTGGCCTATCTGGTCTCCCAAGCGGGAAGCAAGATTCACCGGGTGGCCCTTCTCGTCCTCATCTACCTCCTCACGGAAAACGCCCTGTGGGTTTCCTTGACCCTAGGGGTGCAACTCCTCGGCACCGTGGTCTTCTCCCCCCTCCTTTCCGCCTGGGCCGACACCCAAGACCGCAAGCGCCTCCTCGTCGGGTCCGACCTCCTGAGGGCCCCCCTGGTGGCCCTCATCCCCCTTCTCGGGGCCAAAAGCCTGCCCTTTTTGCTCCTTCTGGTCTTCCTCATAGAGCTCCTCCGCGACCTCCACGACCCCATCCAAAACGCCGTGGTCCCCGACCTGGTGCCCCAGGAGGAGGTGGACGAGGCCAATAGCCTCATCCTCCTCGCAGACCGCCTTTCCGAGGTTCTCTTCGTGGGGGCGGCCGGGGTCTTGGTGGCGGCGGTGGGGCCCGCCTACGCCTTTTACCTGGACGCCGCCACCTACTTGGCCTCGGGGTTCCTCCTCCTCGGGCTTCCCCCTTTGCGGCCGGAAAGGGTGTCCAAGGCGGGCTTCTTCGCCCGGGTGAAGGAGGGGCTAGGCCACCTCTGGCAAACCCCTCCCATCCGCCGGGCCGTGGGCACCCTCTTCGCCGCCGCCGCCTTCGGCTCGGTGGAAACCGCCCTCGGGGTGGTGCTGGCCCTCAAGTGGCTAAAGGTGGGCTCTGCGGGCTTTGGCTTCATGGAGGCGGCCATGGCCCTGGGGGCCATCCTGGGGGGGCTTGCCCTGCCCAGGCTCCTCCATAGGGTGCCTCGGGAAAGGCTTTTCCTCCTCGCCCTTCTCCTCTTCGGCCTCTTTGAGGCCTCCGTGGGGCTTTTCCCCGTCTTCGCCTGGGTCTTGGTGGCCTTCTTCGTGGGAGGGTTCCTCAACATGGCCTTCATCGTCCCCGCCCGCTCCATCCTGCAACTCAACACCCCGCAGGAGATGCGGGGGCGGATCTTCGCCGCCTTCGGCGCCGTGATGAACGCCGCCGTCCTCCTGGGCACCATGCTGGGCGGGGCCCTGGAAGGCCCCATAGGCGCCCCCACCGTCTTCCTCCTGGCCGGGCTCGGCGTCTCCCTCGCCGCCGCCTACACCCTCCTCACCGGGGGCATCCCCGCCCCCCAGGACACGCGCAAGACCCTAGAGGCGTAG
- the rnhA gene encoding ribonuclease HI: MKRVALFTDGASLGNPGPGGWAALLRYGRRERLLSGGEPCTTNNRMELKAAVEGLLALKEPCEVDLYTDSQYLERAFAQGWLERWQKNGWRRAEGGPVKNQDLWQALLKAMAPHRVRFHWVKGHAGHPENERVDREARRRAEEERQKGLPCPPPQEGTLFSS; the protein is encoded by the coding sequence GTGAAGCGGGTGGCGCTTTTCACCGACGGGGCCTCCTTGGGCAACCCGGGGCCCGGGGGGTGGGCAGCCCTCCTCCGTTATGGGCGCCGGGAAAGGCTCCTTTCGGGAGGGGAGCCCTGCACCACCAACAACCGCATGGAGCTTAAGGCGGCGGTGGAGGGCCTTTTGGCGCTCAAGGAGCCCTGCGAGGTGGACCTCTACACGGATAGCCAGTACCTAGAGCGCGCCTTCGCCCAAGGCTGGCTGGAAAGGTGGCAAAAAAACGGCTGGCGGAGGGCGGAAGGGGGCCCGGTGAAAAACCAGGACCTCTGGCAGGCCCTCCTGAAGGCGATGGCCCCCCACCGGGTGCGCTTCCACTGGGTGAAGGGCCACGCCGGCCACCCGGAAAACGAGCGGGTGGACCGGGAGGCCCGGCGCCGGGCGGAGGAGGAAAGGCAAAAGGGCCTCCCCTGCCCCCCGCCACAGGAGGGCACGCTTTTTTCCTCCTAG
- a CDS encoding acyl-CoA carboxylase subunit beta: MLETALRPEDRENPTFKANKDAWVALVRDFRESLEKVRQGGGPRAMERQHQKGRLTARERIQRLIDPGTEFYELMAFAGYGMYEEWGGAPAGGVITGLGRIGGRDWMIIANDATVKAGAFFPITAKKVIRAQTIALENRIPTVYLVDSAGVFLPLQDEVFPDQDDFGRIFYLNARMSALGIPQISAIMGNCVAGGAYLPVMTDVLIMTEGSGLYLAGPALVKAAIGQEVSSEELGGARMHAEVSGTVDFYEPTDEAALERIRELAALYPPPRLAPWAEGRKEPKEPLYPIEDLYGLISPDGSRPYDLREVIARIVDGSEFLEYKASYGETLVTGFARIGGFPVGIVGNQRLILKKKGRIEVGGVIYPEAADKAARFILEVNQMGIPLLFLQDVAGFMVGKEAEQAGIIRRGAKLVNAVSNSVVPKITLILGGSFGAGNYALAGKAYAPRFLFAWPSAKYAVMGGAQAAKTLLELEVEKLKRQGQEPSDEELKALYERIKGRYEETLDPRYAAARLWVDGILFPHETRKWLIKALEACALNPEREPLRVGVFQV; encoded by the coding sequence ATGCTGGAAACCGCCCTCCGCCCCGAGGACCGGGAAAACCCCACCTTCAAGGCCAACAAGGACGCCTGGGTGGCCCTGGTGCGGGACTTTAGGGAAAGCCTGGAGAAGGTGCGTCAAGGCGGGGGCCCAAGGGCCATGGAGCGGCAGCACCAAAAGGGCCGCCTCACCGCCCGGGAGCGCATCCAAAGGCTCATAGACCCGGGCACGGAGTTCTACGAGCTCATGGCCTTCGCCGGCTACGGCATGTACGAGGAATGGGGCGGGGCGCCGGCGGGCGGGGTCATCACCGGCCTCGGCCGCATCGGGGGCCGGGACTGGATGATCATCGCCAACGACGCCACGGTGAAGGCGGGGGCCTTCTTCCCCATCACCGCCAAGAAGGTGATCCGGGCCCAGACCATCGCCCTGGAAAACCGCATCCCCACGGTCTACTTGGTGGACTCCGCCGGGGTCTTCCTGCCCCTCCAGGACGAGGTCTTCCCCGACCAGGACGATTTCGGCCGCATCTTTTACCTAAACGCCCGGATGTCCGCCTTAGGCATCCCGCAGATCAGCGCCATCATGGGCAACTGCGTGGCCGGGGGAGCCTACCTCCCGGTGATGACCGACGTCCTCATCATGACGGAGGGGAGCGGCCTCTACCTGGCGGGCCCCGCCCTGGTGAAGGCGGCCATCGGGCAGGAGGTTTCCTCGGAGGAGCTTGGGGGAGCGAGGATGCACGCGGAGGTCTCGGGCACCGTGGACTTCTACGAGCCCACGGACGAGGCCGCCTTGGAACGCATCCGGGAGCTCGCCGCCCTCTACCCGCCCCCCCGGCTCGCCCCCTGGGCCGAGGGGCGGAAGGAGCCCAAGGAGCCCCTCTACCCCATAGAGGACCTCTACGGCCTCATCTCCCCCGACGGCTCCAGGCCCTACGACCTCCGGGAGGTCATCGCCCGGATCGTGGACGGCTCGGAGTTTTTGGAGTACAAGGCGTCCTATGGGGAAACCCTGGTCACGGGTTTCGCCCGCATCGGCGGTTTCCCCGTGGGGATTGTGGGGAACCAGCGCCTCATCTTGAAGAAGAAGGGGCGGATTGAGGTGGGCGGGGTCATCTACCCCGAGGCGGCGGACAAGGCGGCGCGGTTTATCCTCGAGGTCAACCAGATGGGCATCCCCCTCCTCTTCCTCCAGGACGTGGCGGGCTTCATGGTGGGCAAGGAGGCGGAGCAGGCGGGGATCATCCGCCGGGGCGCCAAGCTCGTCAACGCCGTCTCCAACTCCGTGGTGCCCAAGATCACCCTAATCCTCGGGGGCTCTTTCGGGGCGGGAAACTACGCCCTGGCGGGGAAGGCCTACGCCCCCCGCTTCCTCTTCGCCTGGCCCAGCGCCAAGTACGCCGTGATGGGCGGGGCCCAGGCGGCCAAGACCCTTTTGGAACTGGAGGTGGAAAAGCTCAAGCGCCAAGGCCAAGAACCCTCGGATGAGGAGCTCAAAGCGCTTTACGAGCGCATCAAGGGGCGCTACGAGGAGACCCTAGACCCCCGGTACGCCGCCGCCCGGCTTTGGGTGGACGGGATCCTCTTCCCCCACGAGACGCGGAAGTGGCTCATCAAGGCCCTCGAGGCCTGCGCCCTGAACCCGGAAAGGGAGCCCTTGAGGGTCGGGGTCTTCCAGGTATGA
- a CDS encoding hydroxymethylglutaryl-CoA lyase → MERARWVECPRDAWQGFSRFIPTEEKVAFLKKLLEAGFSHLDLTSFVSPKWVPQMQDAEAVLRALPPPEGRTYLAIVANEKGLERALGAENLTHVGYPFSLSETFQRTNTNRSIAESWPLVAEMVRQVEGRLGLVVYLSMAFGNPYGDPWSVEGVLEAIARLRDLGVKEIALADTYGVADAERVFAVLSRAVERFGPEGLGAHLHARPEGVLAKVEAVLRAGVFWLEGALAGVGGCPFAGDELVGNLPTERVLPFLEEKGLATGVDLSRLPLLAEEAARLRLLYA, encoded by the coding sequence ATGGAGAGGGCGCGCTGGGTGGAATGCCCAAGGGATGCCTGGCAGGGCTTTTCCCGCTTCATCCCCACCGAGGAGAAGGTGGCCTTCCTGAAGAAGCTTTTGGAGGCGGGCTTCTCCCACCTGGACCTCACCAGCTTCGTCTCCCCCAAGTGGGTGCCCCAGATGCAAGACGCCGAGGCGGTGCTTCGGGCGCTCCCTCCCCCCGAGGGGCGCACCTACCTGGCCATCGTGGCCAACGAGAAAGGCCTGGAAAGGGCCCTAGGGGCGGAAAACCTCACCCACGTGGGCTACCCCTTCTCCCTCTCGGAAACCTTCCAGCGCACGAACACGAACCGCTCCATCGCCGAGTCCTGGCCCCTGGTGGCGGAAATGGTTAGGCAGGTGGAGGGCAGGCTTGGCCTGGTGGTCTACCTCTCCATGGCCTTCGGCAACCCCTATGGGGACCCCTGGAGCGTGGAGGGGGTCCTCGAGGCCATCGCCCGGCTCCGGGACCTGGGCGTAAAGGAGATCGCCCTGGCGGACACCTACGGGGTGGCGGACGCCGAGCGGGTCTTCGCCGTGCTGAGCCGGGCCGTGGAGCGCTTTGGCCCCGAAGGGCTTGGGGCCCACCTCCACGCCCGGCCCGAGGGGGTTTTGGCCAAGGTGGAGGCGGTGTTGCGGGCGGGCGTCTTCTGGCTGGAAGGGGCCCTGGCGGGGGTAGGGGGGTGCCCCTTCGCTGGGGACGAGCTCGTGGGCAACCTGCCCACGGAAAGGGTCCTGCCCTTCCTGGAAGAAAAGGGCTTGGCCACGGGGGTAGACCTAAGCCGCCTCCCTCTCCTGGCGGAGGAGGCGGCCAGGCTTAGGCTCCTTTACGCCTGA
- a CDS encoding zinc-binding dehydrogenase, protein MRAVVLTGFGGLDRLEERDLPVPEPGPGEVLVRNLAVAVNPVDAKIRAAGRWAGVEPPFVLGYDAAGVVAKVGPGVKDLQEGDEVYYTPEIFGNPHGTYAEFTRVPASLVARKPRNLSFAEAAAIPLAGGTAWEAVVRRLAVRPGEAVLVMGGAGGVGSFAVQFAKAAGAFVIATAGQENLPVLKELGADLALDYRGPWQEEVLRATEGFGVDAAFETAGENLVERVIPVVRPFGRIATILPPQGNLAGLYTKNQTLYGVFLTRERRRLEEMRPLFERGQAKPLLAEVLPFSLENLRRAHARMDSGHGRGKVVLVFQA, encoded by the coding sequence ATGCGTGCCGTGGTGCTCACGGGCTTTGGTGGCTTGGACAGGTTGGAGGAGAGGGACCTCCCTGTGCCCGAGCCGGGACCCGGGGAGGTCCTGGTGAGGAACCTCGCCGTGGCTGTTAACCCGGTGGATGCCAAAATCCGGGCCGCAGGGCGTTGGGCTGGGGTGGAGCCCCCTTTCGTGCTGGGTTACGATGCCGCGGGGGTGGTGGCCAAGGTGGGCCCTGGAGTGAAGGACCTCCAAGAGGGGGATGAGGTTTACTACACCCCGGAGATTTTCGGCAACCCCCATGGAACGTATGCGGAGTTCACCCGGGTGCCGGCTAGCCTTGTGGCGAGGAAGCCCAGGAACCTCTCCTTTGCTGAGGCCGCGGCCATTCCCTTGGCCGGAGGGACGGCTTGGGAGGCGGTGGTGCGCCGTTTGGCGGTCCGTCCTGGGGAAGCGGTGCTCGTCATGGGTGGTGCAGGGGGCGTGGGCTCCTTTGCAGTGCAGTTTGCCAAGGCGGCTGGGGCCTTCGTTATCGCCACGGCAGGCCAGGAAAACCTTCCTGTGCTGAAGGAACTCGGGGCGGACCTTGCCCTGGACTACCGGGGCCCTTGGCAGGAGGAGGTGTTGCGGGCTACGGAAGGCTTCGGTGTGGACGCTGCCTTTGAGACGGCGGGGGAAAACCTGGTGGAGCGGGTTATTCCTGTGGTGCGCCCGTTTGGCCGCATCGCCACCATCCTCCCCCCCCAAGGGAACCTTGCTGGCCTGTACACCAAAAACCAAACCCTCTACGGGGTTTTCCTCACCCGGGAGCGCAGGCGGTTGGAGGAGATGCGTCCCCTTTTTGAGCGAGGCCAGGCCAAGCCCCTTTTGGCCGAGGTCCTGCCCTTTAGCCTGGAGAACCTGCGCAGGGCCCATGCCCGTATGGACTCGGGCCACGGGCGGGGCAAGGTGGTTTTGGTCTTTCAGGCGTAA
- a CDS encoding DUF3197 domain-containing protein, which produces MERVGLRAAPKLTLKALEEALRGVRLPEAKVYLITDWQDRRDQARYALLIHGGRKDLLTPDAFGPAFPGGKEALAELVALLLKGGARRFYEAVVSPGEMTALLDLPPEELVKRVVAIANPADPGIYLQKAA; this is translated from the coding sequence ATGGAACGGGTTGGTCTGCGCGCGGCGCCCAAGCTTACCCTAAAAGCCCTGGAGGAGGCCCTACGGGGGGTTCGCCTCCCCGAGGCCAAGGTCTACCTCATCACCGACTGGCAGGACCGAAGGGACCAGGCCCGCTACGCCCTCCTCATCCACGGGGGGAGGAAGGACCTCCTCACCCCCGACGCCTTCGGCCCCGCCTTCCCCGGGGGGAAGGAGGCCTTGGCGGAGCTTGTGGCCCTCCTCCTGAAGGGAGGGGCGAGGAGGTTCTACGAGGCCGTGGTCTCCCCGGGGGAGATGACGGCCCTGTTGGACCTGCCTCCCGAGGAGCTCGTCAAGCGGGTGGTGGCCATTGCGAACCCTGCCGACCCAGGTATCTACCTCCAGAAAGCGGCTTAG
- a CDS encoding DinB family protein encodes MPAPFLEPLVPGVSPAVSAWIRGLEEVALHLEKWAFDLSEEAFWWRPKEGANPIGGLVRHITGSSLRLGAYALGLPLPEWAKRGREWELQGEAEPKEAVVARFREAWEGLLAGLKGVKEEALAEEVAVGHLGVRAPRAHVLHHLVEHAQHHAGQVIYARKLL; translated from the coding sequence ATGCCCGCACCCTTTTTGGAGCCTTTGGTGCCCGGGGTTTCCCCGGCTGTGTCCGCCTGGATTAGGGGTTTGGAGGAGGTCGCCCTCCACCTGGAGAAGTGGGCCTTTGACCTATCCGAAGAGGCCTTCTGGTGGCGGCCCAAGGAGGGGGCCAACCCCATCGGCGGCCTGGTGCGCCACATCACCGGAAGTTCCTTGCGCCTGGGCGCCTACGCCCTGGGCCTTCCCCTCCCCGAATGGGCCAAGCGGGGCCGGGAGTGGGAGCTCCAGGGGGAGGCGGAGCCCAAGGAGGCGGTGGTGGCCCGTTTCCGGGAGGCCTGGGAGGGGCTCCTTGCCGGCCTCAAGGGGGTGAAGGAGGAGGCCTTGGCCGAGGAGGTCGCCGTGGGCCACCTGGGGGTGCGGGCCCCCAGGGCCCACGTCCTCCACCACCTGGTGGAGCACGCCCAGCACCACGCCGGCCAGGTCATCTACGCCCGGAAGCTCCTCTAG
- a CDS encoding YkgJ family cysteine cluster protein, whose translation MTPEEAWRALDLDLADYLAKKGQKPSCRAGCFACCFGLVTLSRLEGEALLPHLTGAQRGRILQEGPGRLALLSQGKDEADFPSRFFRSRTPCPFLEEGLCGVYPYRPLACRGLLTAGDPALCAPEAIAPKGHFLPVPWRMAHRKMEALWEEEERRYGFVVIGEMVSLLYLLLQGLPPCRQEAEALLAAWGVLGGRWGFQLIPL comes from the coding sequence ATGACCCCTGAGGAAGCCTGGCGCGCCCTGGACCTGGACCTCGCCGACTACCTGGCGAAAAAGGGCCAGAAGCCCTCCTGCCGGGCGGGGTGCTTCGCCTGTTGCTTCGGGCTCGTCACCCTTTCCCGCCTCGAGGGGGAAGCCCTCCTCCCCCACCTCACGGGGGCGCAACGGGGCCGGATCCTGCAGGAGGGCCCGGGGCGCCTCGCCCTCCTCTCCCAGGGAAAAGACGAGGCGGACTTCCCAAGCCGCTTCTTCCGAAGCCGCACCCCCTGCCCCTTCCTGGAGGAAGGGCTTTGCGGGGTCTATCCCTATAGGCCCCTTGCCTGCCGGGGCCTCCTCACCGCGGGCGACCCCGCCCTCTGCGCCCCCGAAGCCATAGCCCCCAAGGGGCATTTCCTGCCCGTCCCCTGGCGCATGGCCCACCGCAAAATGGAGGCCCTTTGGGAGGAGGAGGAAAGGCGCTACGGCTTCGTGGTGATCGGGGAGATGGTAAGCCTCCTTTACCTCCTCCTCCAAGGCCTACCCCCATGCCGCCAAGAGGCGGAAGCCCTTTTGGCGGCCTGGGGCGTCCTGGGGGGGCGGTGGGGGTTTCAGCTCATTCCCCTTTAG
- a CDS encoding PulJ/GspJ family protein produces the protein MWKRTGFTLLELLVALAILATVMAIAYGGMVQFMGFRSDVDAAASAQAKLRRIVEVFTQDLRSAVFGGLASTPYPSGEGSISFALIDGGAGYPVLPHDSGSNSSFKQAAEAKILVLASQASDIGISAGDYVLMVNANGDGVILPVTRVNAVGGQPNRWHVVHAGCGNTIDYTPNTLLFRVRTLGFRYNPNTKELVYRDGSGGEIPVAFSLSRFAIRYVYEAGQGDVLVNPGGYSYANPTGTPPFQVTQNNKTYTLRRLSLVLGAEVFSRGRSVDRVYTSQVELSSNTQYQVRRIVPCR, from the coding sequence ATGTGGAAGAGAACAGGCTTCACGCTTTTGGAACTACTCGTTGCCCTGGCCATCCTGGCCACGGTGATGGCCATCGCTTACGGCGGGATGGTCCAGTTCATGGGCTTTCGTTCGGATGTGGACGCCGCAGCAAGTGCCCAAGCCAAGCTTAGGCGGATCGTTGAGGTGTTTACCCAGGACCTGCGCAGCGCAGTCTTTGGCGGTCTGGCCTCCACCCCCTATCCCTCTGGTGAAGGGAGTATCTCCTTTGCCCTCATTGATGGGGGAGCAGGGTATCCGGTCCTACCCCATGATAGTGGGAGCAACAGTAGCTTCAAGCAGGCTGCCGAGGCCAAGATACTGGTTTTGGCAAGCCAGGCTTCTGACATAGGGATCTCGGCCGGGGACTATGTCCTTATGGTTAACGCCAATGGGGATGGCGTTATCCTTCCGGTCACCCGGGTGAACGCCGTGGGTGGACAGCCTAACCGTTGGCACGTAGTCCATGCTGGTTGCGGCAACACCATTGACTATACGCCCAACACGCTTCTTTTCCGGGTACGCACCCTCGGGTTTAGATACAACCCCAACACCAAGGAGCTTGTCTATCGGGATGGTTCCGGGGGTGAGATCCCCGTGGCCTTTAGCCTAAGCCGCTTTGCGATCCGCTATGTTTACGAGGCAGGACAGGGGGATGTTCTGGTGAACCCCGGAGGCTACAGCTATGCCAACCCTACGGGTACACCGCCGTTCCAAGTTACGCAAAACAACAAAACGTACACCTTAAGGCGCCTGTCCTTGGTGTTGGGTGCTGAGGTGTTTTCCCGCGGCCGCTCTGTGGACCGGGTGTACACGAGCCAGGTAGAGCTTTCCTCCAACACCCAGTACCAGGTGCGGCGCATCGTGCCTTGCCGATAG
- a CDS encoding type IV pilus modification PilV family protein: MRRSAQGLTLLEVLIALSILALVLLAFNAVLVSSLRQTSVSGARTQAVQILNYLGRRIVGGDSFLLSGSTSIVYGYGELRQNFPDLPQEARFANPDLYRAEIRNAGSPSWANNLGVSVNEYRIQVCWRQAGQEHCTEARTFSAPPSGSGSAPPPLEGIN, translated from the coding sequence ATGAGAAGAAGCGCTCAGGGACTCACCTTGTTGGAAGTGCTTATCGCTCTTTCCATCTTGGCCTTGGTCTTGTTGGCCTTTAACGCCGTCCTGGTATCTAGCCTGAGGCAAACCTCCGTTTCCGGTGCCCGTACCCAGGCGGTGCAAATCCTCAACTATCTGGGCCGGAGGATTGTGGGAGGGGATTCCTTCCTCCTCTCTGGTTCCACGTCTATCGTGTACGGGTATGGGGAGCTTCGACAAAACTTCCCCGACCTTCCCCAGGAAGCCCGTTTCGCCAACCCAGACCTCTACCGAGCGGAGATCCGCAATGCGGGAAGCCCCAGTTGGGCGAACAACCTCGGGGTAAGCGTGAACGAGTACCGTATCCAGGTGTGTTGGCGCCAGGCCGGACAGGAACACTGCACGGAAGCCCGCACCTTCTCCGCGCCACCTTCGGGCTCCGGTTCCGCGCCCCCTCCTTTGGAGGGCATCAACTGA
- the tilS gene encoding tRNA lysidine(34) synthetase TilS, translating to MWLLPLEALFLERLKALAPEDPLVLAVSGGGDSVALAHLVHRLGRKGVVAHLDHALRPDSAEDLAFVHALAERLGFPFFAERVEVGRIAQERGENLEALAREVRYTFLHRVAKKVGAKAILTAHTLDDQAETVLLKLLQGTARGLGIREKEGLVVRPLLPFPREALRDYLRSLGEVWREDPTNQDPSWDRNYLRLRVFPLLLERFPRAREALDRFARAQEAEDATLEKEAKARLLPDPRFFVPAYRVAPLLHAPPALRRRVLRQVLEGLSLRPEARLIALLEGALTGKPATLPEGFLARRKGGTLFLIPPSPKLPLPPGFRPPEPGDYLEMPYGRKRLRDFLAEKGVPKELKGLWPVRAEGKRVVEVLGLYPLGEEERQMGLALAEAKEALAQGEVPVGAVLVVGERLYRAHNRVEAEGDPTAHAEMLLLRQAGKEARGGRMYVTLEPCLMCQHALNQAGVEVVYGAENLKEGALTRFGLRGKVLGGVREGECAKLLRDFFARLREGCRSG from the coding sequence TTGTGGCTCCTTCCCCTCGAGGCCCTCTTCCTTGAACGCCTAAAGGCCCTGGCCCCGGAAGACCCCTTGGTCCTGGCGGTCTCTGGGGGCGGGGACTCCGTGGCCCTCGCCCACCTGGTCCACCGCCTGGGGCGGAAGGGGGTGGTGGCCCACCTGGACCACGCCTTGAGGCCTGATAGCGCCGAGGACCTGGCCTTCGTCCACGCCCTAGCGGAAAGGCTTGGCTTTCCCTTCTTCGCCGAGCGGGTGGAGGTGGGAAGGATCGCTCAGGAGCGGGGGGAGAACCTGGAGGCTTTGGCCCGGGAGGTGCGCTACACCTTCCTCCACCGGGTGGCCAAGAAGGTGGGGGCCAAGGCCATCCTCACCGCCCACACCCTGGACGACCAGGCGGAGACCGTCCTCCTCAAGCTCCTCCAGGGCACGGCCCGGGGGCTTGGCATCCGGGAAAAGGAGGGCCTGGTGGTGCGGCCCCTCCTTCCCTTCCCCCGGGAGGCCCTCCGGGACTACCTGAGGTCCTTGGGGGAGGTCTGGCGGGAGGACCCCACCAACCAAGACCCCAGCTGGGACCGGAACTACCTGCGCCTTAGGGTTTTCCCCCTTCTTCTGGAGCGCTTTCCCCGGGCCCGGGAGGCCCTGGACCGCTTCGCCCGGGCCCAGGAGGCGGAGGACGCCACGCTGGAAAAGGAGGCCAAAGCCCGTCTCCTCCCCGACCCCCGCTTTTTCGTCCCCGCCTACCGGGTAGCCCCCCTGCTCCACGCTCCCCCTGCCCTGCGCCGCCGGGTGCTCCGCCAGGTGCTAGAAGGCCTCTCCCTCCGCCCGGAGGCCCGGCTCATCGCCCTCTTGGAAGGGGCCTTGACGGGTAAGCCCGCCACCCTGCCGGAGGGCTTCCTCGCCCGCCGCAAAGGGGGGACGCTTTTCCTCATCCCCCCTTCGCCCAAGCTTCCCCTGCCCCCGGGCTTCCGCCCCCCCGAGCCCGGGGACTACCTGGAGATGCCCTACGGGAGGAAGCGCCTACGGGACTTCCTGGCGGAAAAGGGGGTGCCCAAGGAGCTCAAGGGCCTTTGGCCCGTGCGGGCGGAGGGGAAGCGGGTGGTGGAGGTCCTGGGCCTCTACCCCCTGGGGGAGGAGGAGCGCCAAATGGGCCTGGCCCTGGCGGAGGCCAAGGAGGCCCTGGCCCAGGGGGAGGTGCCTGTAGGGGCGGTCCTGGTGGTGGGGGAGAGGCTTTACCGGGCCCACAACCGGGTGGAGGCGGAGGGGGACCCCACGGCCCACGCCGAGATGCTCCTCCTCCGGCAAGCGGGCAAGGAGGCCCGGGGGGGGCGGATGTACGTGACCCTCGAGCCCTGCCTTATGTGCCAGCATGCCCTCAACCAGGCGGGGGTGGAGGTGGTCTACGGGGCGGAGAACCTGAAGGAGGGGGCCCTCACCCGGTTTGGCCTTCGGGGGAAGGTCTTGGGTGGTGTGCGGGAAGGGGAATGTGCTAAGCTCTTAAGGGATTTCTTCGCCCGGCTCAGGGAGGGGTGCCGGAGCGGTTGA
- a CDS encoding copper chaperone Copz family protein — protein MRCPQNAQEGLPVPLRAVKNFLTGRALARLDPGVGHYLCQDPACPVVYFGADGVYTREEVRFPVYEKGASLVCYCFDWTREAIREALLAGRDPVAEVEAGVRAKRCACDLRNPRGRCCLPALKAEVARLVAPSPRGPLP, from the coding sequence ATGCGCTGCCCGCAAAACGCTCAAGAGGGGCTTCCCGTGCCCCTTAGGGCGGTGAAGAACTTCCTCACGGGAAGGGCTTTGGCCCGTCTGGACCCGGGCGTGGGGCACTACCTCTGCCAGGACCCGGCCTGCCCGGTGGTCTACTTCGGGGCGGACGGGGTGTACACCCGGGAGGAGGTGCGCTTTCCCGTGTACGAGAAGGGGGCTTCCCTGGTGTGCTACTGCTTTGACTGGACCCGGGAGGCCATCCGGGAAGCCCTCCTGGCCGGGCGGGACCCGGTGGCGGAGGTGGAAGCGGGGGTGCGGGCCAAGCGGTGCGCCTGCGACCTGCGCAACCCCCGGGGCAGGTGCTGCCTACCTGCGTTAAAGGCGGAGGTGGCGAGGCTTGTGGCTCCTTCCCCTCGAGGCCCTCTTCCTTGA
- a CDS encoding CDGSH iron-sulfur domain-containing protein has translation MRLRFRENGPLVLDLPEGTPFRFNGEERRLERAKLALCRCGHSANKPFCDGTHKAVGFQAEAGELEVQEVQ, from the coding sequence ATGCGCCTCCGTTTTCGGGAAAACGGGCCCCTGGTCCTGGACCTGCCCGAGGGAACCCCCTTCCGCTTCAACGGGGAGGAAAGAAGGCTAGAAAGGGCCAAGCTCGCCCTTTGCCGCTGCGGCCACTCCGCGAACAAGCCCTTCTGCGACGGCACCCACAAGGCGGTGGGCTTCCAGGCGGAAGCCGGGGAGCTGGAGGTTCAAGAGGTTCAGTAG